The Melospiza melodia melodia isolate bMelMel2 unplaced genomic scaffold, bMelMel2.pri scaffold_466, whole genome shotgun sequence genome includes a window with the following:
- the OTUB1 gene encoding ubiquitin thioesterase OTUB1, translating to DLLQKYSYIRKTRPDGNCFYRAFGFAHLEALLEDGQELQRFKEVSARSKEELVAQGFTEFTIEDFHNTLMELIERVERRVPLPELLAAFNEPATSDYLVVYLRLLTSGCLQRHRRFFEQFLEGGRSIKEFCQQEVEPMCKESDHIHIIALARALHVSILVEYMDRGEGGATNPHVFPEGSQPRVCLLYRPGHYDILYK from the exons gacctGCTGCAGAAGTACTCCTACATCCGCAAGACGCGGCCGGACGGGAATTGCTTCTACCGCGCCTTCGGCTTCGCGCACCTGGAGGCGCTGCTGGAGGACGGCCAGGAGCTGCAGCG GTTCAAGGAGGTGTCGGCGCGCAGCAAGGAGGAGCTGGTGGCTCAGGGCTTCACCGAGTTCACCATCGAGGACTTCCACAAcacg CTGATGGAGCTGATCGAGCGCGTGGAGCGCCGCGTGCCGCTGCCCGAGCTGCTGGCGGCGTTCAACGAGCCGGCCACGTCCGATTACCTGGTGGTTTACCTGCGCCTGCTGACCTCGGGCTGCCTGCAGCGCCACCGGCGCTTCTTCGAGCAGTTCCTGGAGGGCGGCCGCAGCATCAAGGAGTTCTGCCAGCAG GAGGTGGAGCCCATGTGCAAGGAGAGCGACCACATCCACATCATCGCGCTGGCGCGGGCGCTGCACGTCTCCATCCTGGTGGAGTACATGGACCGGGGCGAGGGCGGCGCCACCAACCCGCACGTGTTCCCCGAGGGCTCCCAGCCCCGCGTCTGCCTCCTCTACCGCCCCGGGCACTACGACATCCTCTACAAGTGA